The following coding sequences are from one Rutidosis leptorrhynchoides isolate AG116_Rl617_1_P2 chromosome 11, CSIRO_AGI_Rlap_v1, whole genome shotgun sequence window:
- the LOC139876128 gene encoding uncharacterized protein translates to MKERQGPQSDKWCDFHEAYGHETDNCKSLMREIIAKIKAGELNHLLPGKKYRRNDPNKHFTWQGKVRHGGRRDWNRREERNDERDRTPEMHIKVIWNEEQENEADGEHRTESWMYAPIIFHTILNWHLSEEPVVTSAVIANRNITRIYTDTGSEADILYLHCFKEYPFSVKDRIRYTNLKIAGITGESIRVIGKVKLDVTLGTHPLVRTEIVDFTVLDGRSRFNVLFGRRALRKFGAITSTSHAELRFPTPNGVAVIHSEYVGPARERSVVHEAPGNFVRGIIKAVIQ, encoded by the coding sequence ATGAAAGAACGTCAGGGACCACAGAGTGACAAGTGGTGCGACTTCCATGAAGCATATGGACATGAAACAGATAATTGCAAGTCATTAATGAGAGAGATCATTGCGAAGATCAAGGCTGGAGAGCTGAATCATCTCTTGCCAGGGAAAAAGTATCGAAGAAATGATCCAAACAAGCATTTTACTTGGCAGGGAAAAGTGCGTCACGGTGGACGGCGTGACTGGAACAGAAGGGAAGAACGAAATGATGAAAGGGATCGAACTCCAGAAATGCACATCAAAGTCATATGGAATGAGGAGCAAGAAAATGAAGCAGACGGAGAACACAGGACGGAGAGCTGGATGTACgctccaatcatatttcatacCATTCTAAATTGGCATTTGTCAGAAGAGCCTGTAGTCACTTCAGCTGTAATTGCAAATAGAAACATCACCCGAATTTATACTGACACGGGAAGTGAGGCAGACATTTTGTATTTGCATTGTTTTAAGGAATATCCGTTCAGCGTGAAAGATCGGATACGCTATACGAACTTAAAAATTGCTGGTATCACAGGTGAATCAATAAGAGTTATTGGTAAAGTGAAACTAGATGTCACACTGGGAACACACCCTTTGGTCCGTacagaaattgtggactttacAGTTCTTGACGGCAGATCACGGTTCAATGTGTTGTTCGGAAGGCGGGCACTTCGCAAATTCGGAGCAATCACCTCTACATCGCATGCAGAATTGCGGTTCCCAACGCCAAACGGTGTAGCAGTGATCCACTCTGAATATGTTGGGCCGGCAAGGGAAAGATCAGTTGTTCATGAAGCTCCGGGGAATTTTGTCAGGGGAATCATCAAGGCAGTTATTCAGTAG